A genome region from Tachyglossus aculeatus isolate mTacAcu1 chromosome 15, mTacAcu1.pri, whole genome shotgun sequence includes the following:
- the LOC119937559 gene encoding early nodulin-75-like: MPPCPCPCPTGTTTSPTPEAQLRPHRKSNLSNTGSPTLAPPEAKPLPHRKPNFGPPEAQLRPHRKSNLSHTGSPTSAPPEAQLWPHRKPNLSHTGSPTLAHQKPNFCPIGIPTSPAPEVQPLQHRKPNFGPTRSQTSPTPEAQLWPTRSPTSAPPEVQPLPHRKPNFGPTGSPTLAPPEAQPLPHRKPNFGPPEAQLLPHWNPNLSCTGSPTSPTPEAQLRPHRKSNLSHTGTPSLWYIAALPPATALAPSSMVHHLPPSRARLRHFRLLFEQLYWSASTRTHSPPPPFPQLVGAY, translated from the exons ATgccgccctgcccctgcccctgccccactggAACCACCACCTCTCCCACACCGGAAGCCCAACTTCGGCCCCACCGGAAGTCCAACCTCTCCAACACCGGAAGCCCAACTTTGGCCCCACCAGAAGCCAAACCTCTCCCACACCGGAAGCCCAACTTTGGCCCACCAGAAGCCCAACTTCGGCCCCACCGGAAGTCCAACCTCTCCCACACCGGAAGCCCAACTTCGGCCCCACCGGAAGCCCAACTTTGGCCCCACCGGAAGCCCAACCTCTCCCACACCGGAAGCCCAACTTTGGCCCACCAGAAGCCCAACTTCTGCCCCATTGGAATCCCAACCTCTCCTGCACCGGAAGTCCAACCTCTCCAACACCGGAAGCCCAACTTTGGCCCCACCAGAAGCCAAACCTCTCCCACACCGGAAGCCCAACTTTGGCCCACCAGAAGCCCAACTTCGGCCCCACCGGAAGTCCAACCTCTCCCACACCGGAAGCCCAACTTCGGCCCCACCGGAAGCCCAACTTTGGCCCCACCGGAAGCCCAACCTCTCCCACACCGGAAGCCCAACTTTGGCCCACCAGAAGCCCAACTTCTGCCCCATTGGAATCCCAACCTCTCCTGCACCGGAAGTCCAACCTCTCCAACACCGGAAGCCCAACTTCGGCCCCACCGGAAGTCCAACCTCTCCCACACCGGAA CCCCTTCTCTATGGTACATCGCCGCCCTCCCCCCTGCGACCGCTCTAGCCCCCTCCTCTATGGTACATCACCTCCCCCCCAGCCGCGCCCGGTTACGTCACTTCCGCCTGCTGTTTGAACAACTTTATTGGTCCGCGAGCACGCGGACACactcgccccccccccctttcccccagctCGTT